A window from Engraulis encrasicolus isolate BLACKSEA-1 chromosome 13, IST_EnEncr_1.0, whole genome shotgun sequence encodes these proteins:
- the LOC134461909 gene encoding uncharacterized protein LOC134461909: MADVKGEKQEEEWQEASEVHEEEPEPVVRSKMTSSTPTEQKPKARFQPEVTAAASLEEAERTSEKEAERTMGDVAGLLREFLTVQQRREETILAEIRGLATHLGERQAGGQHAASRTAATPESAVESESPRMGLPTPTPHRRRSTREEPADSFDEPWAVPAPAQDQHAAVQDRPAAAPAQQAQPERVVRKEPKMPVYQQGEDIEDYLLRFERMARTWAWPERDWACRLVPLLTGKALAAYTAMDEEKSNTYKHLREAILEKFDVTAETYRQRFRTPMTPPGETPTETYNRLKNLYRRWIKPEEHSKEDIAETIVMEQLINVLPYDVRTWVKEHEPKDAKTTAKLAMQYLNAHRRGSQRPQASPHFQSNQRPQAPLHLQGTHRSQAPQRSQATQDVKDTRDGRGTMGGAVRWDGSQSRGREIVFYNCQQQGHKAVVCPIRKPKLNGFCYVPREGDSLCGDDDDDGNDNADEMKSEILLNGQAVNALVDTGSSVTLVNRSLLPSDNLNYEKKMFVQCVHGDEKEYPTTEVTVTAKGQMFLINAGVVRDLPTDIVLGRDLPVLTELLDTPKSESAGVHLSCAVFTRSQTKGGLEPLPDLCSSLCKGGSKGPRKTRQQRRIAKHLGTPVAKPETTALKADGLWEVPENMGELQAGDVSLKPLFDRVNGKGGDQVGVDGERVMLENGLLYIEGDNVKRLVVPTTCRPLVLHLAHTLPWAGHLKLQKTYLRLSSRFFWPSMYTDVRTYCANCPVCQKTGAVRRADRVPLHPLPVISTPFERIAMDIVGPLEKSSSGYRFILVICDYATRYPEVFPLRSITTPKVISALVQLFSRVGFPREILTDQGTNFTSRLMHQLHQQLGIKALRTSPYHPQTDGLVERFNHTLKSMLRKFVSDTGKDWDKWLPFLLFAYREVPQASTGFSPFELVYGWQVQGPLDLLKKTWERPTEASSEVGIVQYVLRMRDRLDQYREEAEENLRKAQKAQKLWYDQYARHREYQPGQKVLLLLPTSTSKLLAKWQGPYVITKKMGPVTYQVHHPDKGKTTQVYHVNMLKEWKEMKTEESNVKLEHPEMKMKEVKTEMADTKMETAEVKRKGAKVMMVRKVDADADEEDEDDMQTWRPRKEATVTLDHLKADMKADLLGVFNHFPSLFQPRPGLTGVLEHKIHLKDPTPIRQRPYRVPETLVSGLREEVQTMRELGVIEDSMSEWSSPIVVVPKKDGSLRICMDFRKLNAVSQFDAYPMPRIDDLLEKIGRARYITTLDLCKGYWQVPLEEKSREYTAFRTPSGLFQFTVMPFGLHGAPATFQRLMDRVLQGCDDCCAAYLDDVVIFSETWTEHCQHLQRVLQRIQEAGLTLNVQKCEWARDETKYLGYLVGHGEVRPQVDKVEAIMNSSRPRTRKQVRSFLGLVGWYRRFIPHFSTIAAPLTDLTSKAARNPVQWTEECEKAFTALKTCLCSSPVLQSADFTQRFLVQVDASSVGIGAVLVQGKPGEERPVLYLSRKLLPREQRYSTIEKECLAIKWALESLRYYLLGREFDLDTDHRALTWIQTMKDHNARVTRWYLALQPYRFKIRHKSGKQNIPADYLSRLQMLCNLGEGEGNVTECSSSSFELQQHLFGEGLYGVRAAMTGKLEQWG, from the exons atggccgacgtgAAAGGTGAGAAGCAAGAAGAAGAATGGCAGGAGGCATCGGAGGTGCATGAAGAGGAGCCAGAGCCGGTGGTACGCTCGAAGATGACTTCGAGTACTCCGACAGAACAGAAACCCAAAGCCCGGTTCCAACCAGAGGTGACGGCAGCAGCATCACTGGAGGAAGCAGAACGGACatcagagaaggaggcagagcgTACAATGGGAGATGTAGCAGGCCTGCTGAGGGAGTTCCTGACGGTGCAGCAGCGTCGCGAGGAGACCATCCTGGCAGAGATTCGTGGCCTGGCTACACACCTTGGAGAAAGACAAGCCGGAGGACAGCATGCAGCGTCGAGGACCGCAGCTACACCGGAGAGTGCCGTAGAGTCGGAGAGTCCACGGATGGGCctccccacaccaaccccccATCGTCGTCGAAGCACCAGAGAGGAGCCAGCAGACTCGTTTGATGAGCCGTGGGCGGTTCCTGCTCCAGCGCAAGACCAGCATGCTGCAGTTCAAGATCGACCTGCTGCAGCTCCAGCTCAACAAGCGCAGCCAGAGAGGGTTGTGCGCAAGGAGCCCAAGATGCCGGTGTACCAACAGGGTGAAGACATAGAAGATTACCTGCTTCGTTTCGAGCGCATGGCCAGAACGTGGGCGTGGCCAGAGAGAGACTGGGCGTGCCGCCTAGTGCCACTGCTGACGGGGAAGGCGCTTGCTGCCTACACAGCGATGGATGAGGAGAAGTCCAACACCTACAAGCATCTACGAGAGGCGATCCTGGAGAAGTTCGACGTGACGGCTGAGACCTACCGACAGCGCTTCAGGACGCCGATGACACCGCCAGGAGAGACCCCGACGGAGACGTACAACCGCCTGAAGAACCTGTATCGGCGTTGGATAAAGCCAGAGGAGCATTCCAAGGAGGACATCGCGGAGACGATCGTCATGGAGCAGCTGATCAACGTTCTGCCGTACGACGTCCGGACCTGGGTGAAAGAGCACGAGCCGAAGGATGCTAAGACCACTGCAAAACTTGCCATGCAGTACCTCAACGCTCATCGGCGTGGCAGTCAGCGACCTCAAGCATCACCACACTTTCAGAGTAATCAGCGACCCCAAGCACCACTGCACCTCCAAGGCACTCATCGATCTCAAGCACCCCAGCGATCTCAAGCAACCCAAGATGTCAAAGACACACGGGACGGTAGAGGTACCATGGGTGGGGCTGTGAGATGGGATGGTTCGCAGAGTAGAGGGCGAGAGATTGTCTTTTATAACTGTCAGCAGCAAGGTCATAAAGCTGTTGTGTGTCCGATAAGAAAGCCAAAGCTTAACGGGTTTTGCTATGTACCGAGGGAGGGAGACAGTCTTTgtggggatgatgatgacgatggtaaTGACAATGctgatgaaatgaaatctgaaatTCTGTTGAATGGACAAGCTGTGAATGCACTGGTTGATACTGGTAGCTCCGTGACTCTCGTGAACAGATCCCTGCTACCATCTGATAACCTGAACtatgaaaagaaaatgtttgtgCAATGTGTACATGGTGATGAGAAGGAATACCCGACTACTGAAGTGACTGTAACTGCAAAGGGTCAAATGTTTCTGATTAATGCTGGGGTGGTGAGAGATTTGCCAACTGATATTGTCTTGGGGAGGGACTTACCAGTGTTGACAGAACTTCTGGATACACCTAAAAGTGAATCCGCAGGAGTGCATCTGTCTTGTGCGGTGTTCACCAGATCCCAAACGAAGGGCGGGCTTGAGCCCCTACCAGACTTGTGTAGTAGTCTATGCAAGGGTGGGTCCAAAGGCCCCAGGAAGACGCGCCAACAGCGGCGCATAGCGAAGCATTTGGGTACCCCGGTGGCTAAACCGGAAACTACTGCTCTTAAAGCTGATGGGTTGTGGGAGGTGCCAGAGAACATGGGAGAATTGCAAGCTGGGGATGTATCGTTGAAACCCTTGTTTGACAGAGTGAATGGGAAGGGAGGTGATCAAGTAGGGGTGGATGGGGAAAGAGTAATGTTGGAGAATGGGCTGTTATACATTGAAGGGGATAATGTTAAGCGCCTAGTTGTACCGACCACATGCCGACCCCTAGTCCTTCacctcgcacacacactaccctgggcAGGTCATTTGAAACTCCAGAAAACGTACCTGAGATTAAGCTCGCGATTCTTTTGGCCCTCCATGTATACCGATGTGCGTACATATTGTGCTAACTGTCCAGTGTGCCAGAAAACAGGTGCTGTGCGGAGAGCGGACAGAGTACCTCTGCACCCATTACCCGTGATCTCCACCCCCTTCGAACGCATCGCCATGGACATCGTCGGACCACTGGAGAAGAGCAGCTCTGGGTACCGATTCATCCTGGTGATCTGCGATTACGCGACCCGCTATCCGGAGGTCTTCCCGCTGCGGTCCATCACCACACCGAAGGTCATCAGTGCCCTGGTCCAGCTTTTCTCTCGGGTTGGATTCCCAAGGGAAATTCTCACCGACCAAGGGACGAACTTCACATCACGACTGATGCACCAACTCCACCAGCAGCTGGGAATCAAAGCCCTCCGGACCAGCCCATACCATCCGCAGACGGACGGACTCGTGGAGAGATTCAACCACACCCTCAAGAGCATGTTGAGGAAATTCGTCTCAGACACCGGCAAGGACTGGGACAAATGGCTCCCCTTCCTCCTGTTTGCATACAGGGAGGTGCCTCAAGCCTCGACGGGATTTTCCCCATTCGAGTTGGTGTACGGCTGGCAGGTTCAAGGTCCATTGGACCTGCTGAAGAAGACGTGGGAGAGGCCAACAGAAGCTTCATCCGAGGTGGGCATCGTGCAGTACGTGCTGCGAATGAGAGACCGCCTGGACCAGTACCGAGAGGAGGCTGAAGAGAACTTGCGGAAGGCGCAGAAGGCACAAAAGCTCTGGTATGACCAGTATGCTAGGCACCGTGAGTACCAGCCAGGTCAGAAGGTCCTCTTACTACTACCCACCAGCACCAGCAAGCTTCTCGCGAAATGGCAAGGCCCATACGTCATCACCAAGAAGATGGGTCCAGTCACATACCAGGTACACCACCCTGACAAGGGCAAGACCACCCAGGTGTACCATGTGAACATGTTGAAAGAGTGGAAGGAGATGAAGACTGAAGAATCAAATGTGAAGTTGGAGCATCCAGAGATGAAGATGAAGGAAGTAAAGACTGAGATGGCGGACACAAAGATGGAGACAGCAGAGGTGAAGAGAAAAGGTGCCAAGGTGATGATGGTGCGGAAAGTGGATGCAGATGCAGATGAAGAAGATGAGGATGACATGCAGACCTGGAGGCCACGGAAAGAGGCTACAGTCACCCTTGACCACTTGAAGGCGGACATGAAGGCAGATCTTCTGGGGGTCTTCAACCACTTCCCATCACTGTTCCAGCCTAGACCAGGGCTCACTGGAGTGCTGGAGCACAAGATCCACTTGAAAGACCCCACTCCAATCCGGCAGAGGCCTTACAGGGTGCCAGAGACCCTGGTGTCTGGACTGAGAGAAGAGGTCCAGACCATGCGGGAGTTGGGCGTAATTGAGGATTCGATGAGCGAGTGGAGCAGTCCAATTGTGGTGGTGCCCAAGAAGGACGGATCTCTTCGGATATGCATGGACTTCAGGAAACTCAACGCAGTCTCGCAGTTCGATGCCTATCCGATGCCCAGGATCGACGACTTGCTTGAGAAGATTGGTCGTGCCAGGTATATCACCACGCTCGACCTCTGCAAAGGTTACTGGCAAGTGCCGCTGGAGGAGAAGTCCAGGGAGTATACAGCCTTCAGAACGCCTAGTGGGCTCTTCCAATTCACCGTCATGCCGTTTGGTTTGCACGGTGCGCCAGCCACATTCCAACGGCTAATGGACAGAGTCCTCCAGGGGTGTGACGATTGCTGTGCTGCTTACCTGGACGACGTTGTGATCTTCAGCGAGACCTGGACAGAACACTGCCAGCATCTGCAGAGAGTTCTCCAACGGATCCAAGAGGCAGGACTTACCTTGAACGTCCAGAAGTGCGAGTGGGCCAGGGATGAGACCAAGTACCTGGGATACCTCGTTGGCCATGGAGAGGTCCGACCGCAAGTCGACAAGGTAGAAGCCATCATGAACAGTTCTCGACCTCGGACCAGAAAGCAGGTCAGGTCGTTCCTTGGACTTGTTGGATGGTACCGCCGTTTTATTCCCCATTTCTCCACCATCGCCGCACCTCTAACTGATCTCACCAGCAAAGCCGCCAGGAATCCAGTTCAGTGGACTGAAGAATGTGAGAAGGCCTTCACTGCCTTGAAGACATGCCTGTGTTCCTCTCCAGTACTACAAAGTGCAGACTTCACACAGCGGTTTCTGGTGCAAGTTGATGCCTCGTCAGTAGGGATTGGAGCTGTCCTGGTGCAAGGGAAGCCAGGTGAAGAAAGGCCAGTGCTCTATCTGAGCCGGAAGCTACTGCCCAGAGAGCAACGTTATTCTACAATTGAGAAGGAGTGCCTTGCAATTAAGTGGGCTCTGGAGAGTCTACGCTATTACTTGTTGGGCCGAGAGTTTGATCTGGATACAGACCATCGAGCTCTAACCTGGATCCAGACCATGAAGGACCACAACGCGAGAGTGACCAGATGGTATCTCGCACTTCAACCTTACAGATTCAAGATCCGACACAAATCCGGAAAGCAGAACATACCGGCGGATTACCTGTCCCGATTGCAGATGCTCTGCAATCTAGGAGAAGGGGAAGGTAATGTGACAGAGTGCTCTAGCTCCTCC TTTGAACTCCAGCAGCATTTGTTTGGGGAAGGTTTGTATGGTGTGCGCGCCGCCATGACAGGCAAACTCGAGCAGTGGGGCTGA